One window of Triticum dicoccoides isolate Atlit2015 ecotype Zavitan chromosome 5A, WEW_v2.0, whole genome shotgun sequence genomic DNA carries:
- the LOC119302415 gene encoding uncharacterized protein LOC119302415 isoform X2, with protein sequence MVAVVVSSMEVRPARIKPRPEPAMGNPPRLQRVGRHCRKRKREEGGGRGRAAPVAACTWPWRRSGGGGVGRCSSRRPRQATTWCHLPPTPAASCCGCWQWRSESPTLPPPLLAVRPSFRPWRRRPPASAGSARWQATTTATSASKTPGLCWNIFGHCLINFTELLNTIDLCGNRWSISRMYKKQSASVHARAPKKVAMFGFSSRMLDTIYIMLDADNVVDLRELFIYLVDPQLYICPYQCKC encoded by the exons AtggtcgccgtcgtcgtctcctcCATGGAGGTCCGACCCGCCAGGATCAAGCCGCGGCCTGAGCCTGCCATGGGGAATCCGCCCCGATTGCAGCGTGTAGGCAGGCACtgtaggaagaggaagagggaggagggagggggaCGGGGGAGGGCAGCGCCCGTAGCCGCGTGCACGTGGCCGTGGCGCCGGAGTGGCGGAGGAGGGGTAGGGCGGTGCTCGTCGCGGCGGCCTCGACAGGCAACTACGTGGTGCCACCTTCCTCCAACACCGGCCGCCTCGTGCTGCGGCTGCTGGCAGTGGCGCAGCGAGTCTCCCACCTTACCACCACCGCTGCTTGCCGTCCGTCCCTCCTTCCGTCCATGGCGGCGGCGACCTCCGGCGTCAGCAGGCTCAGCGCGGTGGCAGGCAACAACAACGGCGACGTCGGCCTCCAAGACTCCTGGCCTCTGTTGGAATAT TTTCGGGCATTGTCTCATCAATTTTACCGAACTCCTGAACACCATAGATTTGTGCGGCAACAGGTGGTCAATCAG CCGTATGTACAAGAAGCAGAGCGCATCAGTTCATGCTCGAGCCCCGAAGAAGGTAGCAATGTTTGGGTTTTCCTCAAGGATGTTGGACACTATTTACATTATGTTAGATGCAGATAATGTTGTTGATTTACGAGAATTATTTATTTACCTAGTGGATCCCCAATTATATATTTGTCCCTATCAATGCAAATGTTGA
- the LOC119302415 gene encoding uncharacterized protein LOC119302415 isoform X1: MVAVVVSSMEVRPARIKPRPEPAMGNPPRLQRVGRHCRKRKREEGGGRGRAAPVAACTWPWRRSGGGGVGRCSSRRPRQATTWCHLPPTPAASCCGCWQWRSESPTLPPPLLAVRPSFRPWRRRPPASAGSARWQATTTATSASKTPGLCWNIFGHCLINFTELLNTIDLCGNRWSIRVLVAMSTVVERFVDWMVSWLLMYGEAKLLLVIYLWHPSTRGAGHVYDGFLHLLVALHEADIDRGLLELMARARDVTTSQLKAVAAIGQVWLVEAARCVSLQLQAARSGREGATH; this comes from the exons AtggtcgccgtcgtcgtctcctcCATGGAGGTCCGACCCGCCAGGATCAAGCCGCGGCCTGAGCCTGCCATGGGGAATCCGCCCCGATTGCAGCGTGTAGGCAGGCACtgtaggaagaggaagagggaggagggagggggaCGGGGGAGGGCAGCGCCCGTAGCCGCGTGCACGTGGCCGTGGCGCCGGAGTGGCGGAGGAGGGGTAGGGCGGTGCTCGTCGCGGCGGCCTCGACAGGCAACTACGTGGTGCCACCTTCCTCCAACACCGGCCGCCTCGTGCTGCGGCTGCTGGCAGTGGCGCAGCGAGTCTCCCACCTTACCACCACCGCTGCTTGCCGTCCGTCCCTCCTTCCGTCCATGGCGGCGGCGACCTCCGGCGTCAGCAGGCTCAGCGCGGTGGCAGGCAACAACAACGGCGACGTCGGCCTCCAAGACTCCTGGCCTCTGTTGGAATAT TTTCGGGCATTGTCTCATCAATTTTACCGAACTCCTGAACACCATAGATTTGTGCGGCAACAGGTGGTCAATCAG GGTTCTGGTGGCGATGTCGACGGTCGTCGAGAGGTTCGTGGACTGGATGGTGTCGTGGCTGCTGATGTACGGAGAGGCGAAGCTGCTGCTCGTCATCTACCTCTGGCACCCCAGCACACGG GGTGCGGGGCATGTGTACGATGGCTTCCTCCATCTGTTGGTGGCGTTACACGAGGCCGACATCGACCGGGGCCTGCTTGAGCTGATGGCTAGGGCGAGGGACGTGACGACGTCACAACTCAAGGCGGTGGCTGCCATCGGTCAAGTGTGGCTAGTCGAGGCTGCCCGCTGTGTTTCGTTGCAGTTGCAGGCCGCGAGATCAGGCCGGGAAGGCGCCACGCATTGA
- the LOC119302415 gene encoding HVA22-like protein i isoform X3 gives MLEPRRRVLVAMSTVVERFVDWMVSWLLMYGEAKLLLVIYLWHPSTRGAGHVYDGFLHLLVALHEADIDRGLLELMARARDVTTSQLKAVAAIGQVWLVEAARCVSLQLQAARSGREGATH, from the exons ATGCTCGAGCCCCGAAGAAG GGTTCTGGTGGCGATGTCGACGGTCGTCGAGAGGTTCGTGGACTGGATGGTGTCGTGGCTGCTGATGTACGGAGAGGCGAAGCTGCTGCTCGTCATCTACCTCTGGCACCCCAGCACACGG GGTGCGGGGCATGTGTACGATGGCTTCCTCCATCTGTTGGTGGCGTTACACGAGGCCGACATCGACCGGGGCCTGCTTGAGCTGATGGCTAGGGCGAGGGACGTGACGACGTCACAACTCAAGGCGGTGGCTGCCATCGGTCAAGTGTGGCTAGTCGAGGCTGCCCGCTGTGTTTCGTTGCAGTTGCAGGCCGCGAGATCAGGCCGGGAAGGCGCCACGCATTGA